The following are from one region of the Sandaracinus amylolyticus genome:
- a CDS encoding PQQ-binding-like beta-propeller repeat protein: MDRGTSGVARGAYRARGGICVVAIALIASGCGAGQDAQPASPPRAPRPAPAAPVAIAPPPAPRDLDGAAARPPEPTIPADTTPLAARFTPRPLAMPRVRSGRSARFTFDGQRRGWFARLPEATRENPLTPVYAQGRVMLGGGFSSHTFYAFDARTGELDWRASAPDGGPTAAIVEDGKVLFNTESCTLFVVDARTGRQRWSRWLGDPLMSQPAAANGRVFSGHVRDGGGYGFTAMDLDTGRVLWTRNVPADVLNAPVLDGTDVFFTTMDGTVWRLDQRTGRVVWRERLDATSAPWLHGETVHVARRTRRQNESGGRETIEVATVLAKSDGATMREHEGAPASFLPSRPDSGGVQAGWAFEGSRPTIVDGRAYQTIGNEVQARDAETGALLWRRQYTDAARTRPASSPAIAGAQMVFGTRDGVIFGLDIDTGMTAWAYDVGEPIAAQPTVAHGWVYASTTRGGLVALEVGDDTLDGWHMWGGNAQHTGPVIGDVAPSEAEERPSEGTLRLAGNAREGEVAGFVLQSTRVSARVSGFVARVSVEQEFANPYSRAVEAVYLFPLPESAAVDAMELRAGDRVVHADIRRRHEAREAYDDARRRGVLASLLEQERPNLFRQSVANVQPGQSVRVVLQYTQAMPYEEGSHRFVYPMVAGPRYSSGESSTPRQIVLAPGEARPDRVEVAIDADLGVAVSEVESPTHAIDVTRSNDRRVRVSLREAARADRDLEVRFRVAGEAPTVSTMASAPIEGDAGHLALSIHPRLDVPEGETTPRELVFVVDTSSSMNGRPIELARAATITALRGLRASDTFRVLGFSDAVRALDAGALAATPENVARAERFVGELRALGATEMISGLRAALEPAGEAGRMRVVVLLTDGYIGNETDVFRVVHDELGDARVFAFGVGSAVNRYLLARVAEEGRGDVQVVLPSESPERAAEAFHARIARPYLTDVSIDWNGLAVSDAYPRRLPDLFADRPLRVHARYARGGEGEIVIRGRVAGRPFEQRVQVSLPASGGDAREELGSIWARTRVGDLMTALELAPNATLQEEVTQLGLRHHLLTPWTAFVAIDESQRAEGEAVRVEQPSDLPSGMVASERAMRGRAVSIAPPPRPAASGGASMGGGGYGRMTMGALGAEEHDAPVAAPEPSPPPVARSEARRRSSRSDGPGMCMEQARRADGTIDEDVLRRCLAALAEVARPREE, from the coding sequence ATGGACCGAGGAACGTCGGGCGTCGCGCGCGGGGCATATCGCGCGCGCGGAGGGATCTGTGTCGTCGCGATCGCGCTGATCGCGAGCGGATGTGGCGCCGGGCAGGACGCGCAGCCAGCGTCTCCGCCACGCGCGCCGAGGCCCGCGCCCGCGGCGCCGGTCGCGATCGCGCCGCCACCCGCGCCGCGTGATCTCGACGGCGCCGCCGCGCGCCCGCCCGAGCCGACGATCCCCGCCGACACGACGCCGCTCGCCGCGCGCTTCACGCCGCGCCCGCTCGCGATGCCGCGGGTGCGCAGCGGTCGCAGCGCGCGCTTCACGTTCGACGGACAGCGACGCGGATGGTTCGCGCGGCTGCCCGAGGCGACACGCGAGAACCCGCTCACGCCGGTCTACGCGCAGGGCCGCGTGATGCTCGGCGGAGGCTTCTCGAGCCACACGTTCTACGCGTTCGACGCGCGCACCGGCGAGCTCGACTGGCGCGCGTCCGCGCCCGACGGCGGGCCCACCGCCGCGATCGTCGAGGACGGCAAGGTGCTGTTCAACACCGAGAGCTGCACCCTCTTCGTCGTCGATGCGCGCACCGGGAGGCAGCGCTGGTCGCGGTGGCTCGGTGATCCGCTGATGAGCCAGCCCGCCGCCGCGAACGGTCGCGTCTTCAGCGGGCACGTGCGCGACGGAGGTGGCTACGGGTTCACCGCGATGGACCTCGACACCGGCCGCGTGCTGTGGACGCGCAACGTGCCCGCCGACGTGCTCAACGCGCCGGTGCTCGACGGCACCGACGTGTTCTTCACCACGATGGACGGCACGGTGTGGCGCCTCGATCAGCGCACCGGGCGCGTGGTGTGGCGAGAGCGGCTCGATGCGACGAGCGCGCCCTGGCTCCACGGCGAGACGGTGCACGTCGCGCGTCGGACGCGCCGCCAGAACGAGTCGGGCGGGCGCGAGACGATCGAGGTCGCGACGGTGCTCGCGAAGAGCGATGGCGCGACGATGCGCGAGCACGAGGGCGCGCCCGCGTCGTTCCTGCCTTCGCGACCCGACAGCGGCGGCGTGCAGGCGGGATGGGCGTTCGAGGGCTCGCGCCCGACGATCGTCGACGGCCGCGCGTACCAGACGATCGGCAACGAGGTGCAGGCGCGCGACGCCGAGACCGGCGCGCTCCTGTGGCGTCGCCAGTACACCGACGCGGCGCGCACGCGGCCTGCGAGCTCACCGGCGATCGCGGGCGCGCAGATGGTGTTCGGCACGCGAGACGGAGTGATCTTCGGGCTCGACATCGACACCGGGATGACTGCGTGGGCGTACGACGTGGGCGAGCCGATCGCGGCGCAGCCGACGGTCGCGCACGGCTGGGTGTACGCGAGCACGACGCGCGGCGGGCTCGTCGCGCTCGAGGTGGGCGACGACACGCTCGACGGCTGGCACATGTGGGGCGGAAACGCGCAGCACACCGGCCCGGTGATCGGCGACGTCGCGCCGAGCGAAGCGGAGGAGCGACCGAGCGAAGGCACGCTGCGCCTCGCGGGCAACGCGCGCGAGGGCGAGGTCGCGGGGTTCGTGCTGCAGTCGACGCGCGTGTCGGCGCGCGTCAGCGGGTTCGTCGCGCGGGTGAGCGTGGAGCAGGAGTTCGCGAACCCCTACTCGCGCGCGGTGGAGGCGGTGTACCTGTTCCCGCTGCCCGAGAGCGCCGCGGTCGACGCGATGGAGCTGCGCGCCGGAGATCGTGTGGTGCACGCCGACATCCGCCGTCGTCACGAGGCGCGCGAGGCGTACGACGACGCGCGACGTCGCGGTGTGCTCGCGAGCTTGCTCGAGCAGGAGCGACCGAACCTGTTCCGTCAGAGCGTCGCGAACGTGCAGCCCGGTCAGAGCGTCCGGGTGGTGCTCCAGTACACCCAGGCAATGCCCTACGAGGAGGGCTCGCATCGATTCGTCTACCCGATGGTGGCGGGACCTCGTTATTCATCTGGTGAATCATCGACCCCGCGCCAGATCGTGCTCGCGCCGGGAGAAGCGCGCCCCGATCGCGTCGAGGTCGCGATCGATGCGGACCTCGGGGTCGCGGTGTCGGAGGTGGAGTCGCCCACCCACGCGATCGACGTGACGCGCTCGAACGATCGGCGGGTGCGGGTCTCGCTGCGCGAAGCGGCGCGCGCGGATCGTGATCTCGAGGTGCGGTTCCGGGTCGCCGGTGAGGCGCCCACCGTGTCGACGATGGCGAGCGCGCCGATCGAGGGCGACGCCGGGCATCTCGCGCTCTCGATCCATCCCCGGCTCGACGTGCCCGAGGGCGAGACCACGCCGCGCGAGCTCGTCTTCGTGGTCGACACCTCGAGCTCGATGAACGGACGCCCGATCGAGCTCGCGCGCGCCGCGACGATCACCGCGCTGCGTGGGCTGCGTGCGAGCGACACCTTCCGCGTGCTCGGCTTCTCGGATGCGGTGCGGGCGCTCGATGCGGGCGCGCTGGCCGCGACGCCCGAGAACGTCGCGCGCGCCGAGCGATTCGTCGGCGAGCTGCGCGCGCTCGGCGCGACCGAGATGATCTCGGGGCTGCGCGCCGCGCTCGAGCCCGCGGGCGAAGCGGGACGCATGCGCGTCGTCGTGCTGCTGACCGACGGGTACATCGGGAACGAGACCGACGTCTTCCGCGTGGTGCACGACGAGCTCGGCGATGCGCGCGTGTTCGCGTTCGGCGTGGGCAGCGCGGTGAACCGCTACCTGCTGGCGCGCGTCGCGGAAGAAGGGCGCGGCGACGTGCAGGTGGTGCTGCCGAGCGAGTCGCCGGAGCGCGCGGCCGAGGCGTTCCACGCGCGCATCGCGCGGCCCTATCTGACCGACGTCTCGATCGACTGGAACGGGCTCGCGGTGAGCGATGCCTACCCGCGTCGACTGCCCGATCTGTTCGCGGATCGCCCGCTGCGCGTGCACGCGCGGTATGCGCGCGGCGGTGAGGGCGAGATCGTGATCCGCGGTCGTGTCGCGGGACGTCCGTTCGAGCAGCGCGTGCAGGTGTCGCTCCCCGCGAGCGGCGGCGATGCGCGCGAGGAGCTGGGATCGATCTGGGCGCGCACGCGCGTCGGTGATCTGATGACCGCGCTCGAGCTCGCGCCGAACGCGACGCTGCAGGAAGAGGTCACGCAGCTCGGGCTGCGGCATCACCTGCTCACGCCGTGGACCGCGTTCGTCGCGATCGACGAGAGCCAGCGCGCCGAGGGCGAGGCCGTGCGCGTGGAGCAGCCGAGCGACCTGCCCTCGGGGATGGTCGCGAGCGAGCGCGCGATGCGCGGTCGTGCCGTGAGCATCGCGCCGCCGCCGCGCCCCGCGGCGAGCGGGGGAGCGAGCATGGGCGGGGGCGGCTACGGAAGGATGACGATGGGCGCGCTGGGAGCCGAGGAGCACGACGCGCCGGTCGCGGCGCCCGAGCCGAGCCCGCCGCCGGTCGCGCGGAGCGAAGCGCGCCGCAGGAGCTCGCGCAGCGACGGCCCGGGCATGTGCATGGAGCAGGCGCGCCGCGCCGATGGCACGATCGACGAGGACGTGCTGCGACGTTGTCTCGCCGCGCTCGCCGAGGTCGCACGGCCGCGCGAGGAGTGA
- a CDS encoding AAA family ATPase — MSLPQNQVVQRLSNVARSLESTFLGKSETVRLMLVAAVAGEHMLLVGPPGTAKSAIVRMFAKLVDARYFEYLLTRFTEPNEIFGPIDIQAFRSGSYQRRMEGMLPTGEIVFLDEVFKANSAILNSLLSVLNERVYTVGGSVVKVPLVSAFGASNEVPNDDDLMAVFDRFLIRLKSDNLDSYHFQDLLVRGLAHEAAKITGEYDRLQPQLSANDLRTLHLSFGDRMRRIPEQFLAQYKGLIFQIRAEGVSVSDRRAVKMLKLFCASSLLDGRATPDPSDFFLLKHIWNNLDQSEILDGIVGPVLEQWYREHPEARRVSATDVGVDALIAEINRIRDLLTGDRPLSDIQLFSQLKALQEIKAALQAIGTKPSQDALARVDQLLGHVYQSGKFSQ; from the coding sequence GTGAGCCTTCCCCAGAACCAGGTCGTCCAGCGCCTCTCGAACGTCGCGCGCTCGCTCGAGTCCACGTTCCTCGGCAAGAGCGAGACGGTGCGCCTGATGCTCGTCGCTGCGGTCGCGGGCGAGCACATGCTGCTCGTCGGCCCGCCCGGCACCGCGAAGAGCGCGATCGTGCGCATGTTCGCGAAGCTCGTCGACGCGCGGTACTTCGAGTACCTGCTCACGCGCTTCACCGAGCCGAACGAGATCTTCGGCCCGATCGACATCCAGGCGTTCCGCTCGGGCAGCTACCAGCGGCGCATGGAGGGCATGCTGCCGACCGGCGAGATCGTCTTCCTCGACGAGGTCTTCAAGGCGAACAGCGCGATCCTCAACTCGCTGCTCAGCGTGCTCAACGAGCGCGTCTACACGGTCGGCGGCAGCGTGGTGAAGGTCCCGCTCGTGAGCGCGTTCGGCGCGAGCAACGAGGTGCCCAACGACGACGACCTGATGGCGGTCTTCGATCGTTTCCTCATCCGCCTGAAGAGCGACAACCTCGACAGCTATCACTTCCAGGATCTCCTGGTGCGCGGCCTCGCCCACGAAGCGGCGAAGATCACCGGCGAGTACGATCGGCTGCAGCCTCAGCTCTCGGCGAACGACCTGCGCACGCTGCACCTCTCGTTCGGCGATCGCATGCGCCGCATCCCCGAGCAGTTCCTCGCCCAGTACAAGGGCCTGATCTTCCAGATCCGCGCCGAGGGCGTGAGCGTCAGCGATCGCCGCGCGGTGAAGATGCTCAAGCTCTTCTGCGCGAGCTCGCTGCTCGATGGTCGCGCGACGCCGGACCCGAGCGACTTCTTCCTGCTCAAGCACATCTGGAACAACCTCGATCAGAGCGAGATCCTCGACGGCATCGTCGGCCCGGTGCTCGAGCAGTGGTATCGCGAGCACCCCGAGGCGCGCCGCGTGAGCGCGACCGACGTCGGCGTCGACGCGCTGATCGCGGAGATCAATCGCATCCGCGACCTGCTCACCGGCGATCGCCCGCTGAGCGACATCCAGCTCTTCTCGCAGCTCAAGGCGCTCCAGGAGATCAAGGCCGCGCTCCAGGCGATCGGCACCAAGCCCTCGCAAGACGCGCTCGCCCGGGTCGATCAGCTCCTCGGCCACGTCTACCAGTCCGGCAAGTTCAGCCAGTGA